In the genome of Sardina pilchardus chromosome 14, fSarPil1.1, whole genome shotgun sequence, the window aaagttgtgggttcaCTTTCTGGCTTCCTTCATTGTTACCTTGTGCAGAGTTCTGGGGAGAATGACCAGTTCAGTTACTAAAATGGCTATTCATTAATTATGCACAGAAAAATTGTAGCGCAAATAGGGCAATACTACCCTAAGAAAGCAAAGAACTTTGAATCTGACAAAGCACAAAACTTTGAACTTGCAGGTTGTTTTAGACTGTCTTGACTCTTGAATAAGAACATGGTAGCCACACACTTGATCTAACATGTCTATAGCTGTGGCCTGTCTAACATTTCTATATCTGTGGCCTATCTAACATTTCTGTAGCTGTGTTTTTTGTGGCCTCTCCCTGGTGTTCATTATATGAATTCTGTTGAGATAATAGACATATTCTGAATCTCTGTTGAGATCAGAGGAACTGTTTTTGAGCGTGCAGAGACTTGAAATGTTTACCCTCAAAACCAAACTGTTCATAGTTGGTCTTTGCTCATAACCTCAGATATGACACAACATTGCAACAGTTTCTACACGTTACTCCACAATAATGCCACATagccaaaaaataaaaaaaaaaattcccccCACACTTATTCATTATGAAGATTGATGCTGACTCTAAGGTACTTCATAAAGCCCGCAGGCTTGAGTTCAAGAGTGTGAACATTTCAGTATCTCCCACTATATGAGTTCTTTTTAATTGAAAGACTTCAGCCGAACTCAATAGAACACAATAGCTATGATCAaaatgctcactcactcactcactcactcactgactatATAGAGCTTGCTATATGGCTGAATCACTACATAATGCCTTATATAGTGAATGAGAACAGCTAATTTTATTTTGTCCGCTGCTATATTAGCATAAATCCTTCAGTTTTGCAGCTGTGTCTCCAGCTTTGCAAACAGGGTCTgcagcagcatcagttttgtggaGTAGGTCTAACAAGGCCAGAGGTTATGTTGGTTATCGTCATcactaatctattttttttatgcaaGCCAACTGAGGCATAgtttaactccctctctctctctctcctttctctttctctctttttctttatcaCAGGTGGTTGTGTCCTTATCCTCAGTAGAAATTTTGTACAGTATGCTTGCTTTGGCTTATTTGGCATCATCGCACTACAGGTGAGGGGGAGCTCTGTTTCTTAATGTCTGATTTATTAAGTTGGGTTGAGTCAATTTAGGAAAATTCAGCAACTATAGTTTGTAATATTATACATTTTACAAGTAGCTCTCCTTTGACAAAAACATATTTGACATAAATGTTGAAACATCTATATATACAacatgtatatttgtgtatattgGCTAATTTAGTTCCCAATCAAAATACAAGTATTTACCACTATTTCTATCAAAATTAATTCATGTATTTTTCTCTTTTAGACTGTTGCCTACAGCATCTTATGGGACTTGAAGTTTTTGATGAGGTATGCCCTCATGCATCTTTGCTTCTGCAAGTCTGATGGGATTCTGGACCAACTTAGTTCCTCTTGTTGATGGCAGTGCTGttgtttaaatgtatttatgtttgtttgtttgtttgtttgctaataTTTTTCTGGCTCTCCGCAGGAACCTGGCCCTGGGTGGAGGGTTGCTGCTGCTATTGGCCGAGTCGCGGTCGGAGGGGAAGAGCATGTTCGCCGGCGTGCCCTCCATGGGCGAGAGCTCCCCCAAGCAGTACATGCAGCTGGGCGGCCGCGTGCTCCTCGTGCTCATGTTCATGACCCTGCTGCATTTTGACTCCAGCTTCTTCTCGGTGAGCCACCACAACGTTTTATTTTTAGAATATTTTTAATGGTATatattcttctttctttttgttagagagacagagacagagacagagacagagacagagacagagacagagacagagacagagacagagacagagacagagacagagacagagacagagacagagacagagacagagacagagacagagacagagacgttCCTTTGGACACTGGGATCGTTGTATATTTTGTGAGACACTGACGCTACTGCTACGTTAAGGCTCTGCTACAACCTTTGGAACTTTTGAGTGTAAAAGTTCAAATGTTTCCCATTCAAGGTCCTCTGAGTGTGCCATTTTGGTAGACAATCACAACAATCGCACAACCATCAGTTACTGCAGACAAAGTCACCTGTTTCACCTGTTGCCACTAGAGGGCATGAGTGTGTAAGGAGCTGACTCCATAGAAAAGAAGAGATAAAGGCCACATACACATAACtgtttgatttttaaatgaTAGTCATTCCTCTGTCCTGCATGCCTAATTGTGTGTAATTCTACTGCTTAAACTTTCACAAAGACATTAGTTGATGTTGCAGAAATGGCCTACTGTTATGCAgctaatataggctacagtgtagTGAAGAGTGGAAATTCTGGTATAGCCCAGCGGTTCCCAAACGTTTTCCCGGCGTACCACCACCTTGTCCTTCTTTATGCTTCTCTCATCTTCTCAAAGGAACTCTGAATCTCATTCATAGTGACCACTGGGTCCCTTATTACCAGTCTGAGTAATCCAGGACAAAGGCCCTTGGTCAGACTGGCTGAGCGGCCAGATCTAGGAAGACTGTTTGTTGTTCCAAGCTTTTCCTTTTGAGAATGATGAAGACTACCGTGCTCTTGGGCACTCTCAGTGCTGCAGAAATGTTTAGTTTCCTTCCCCAGATCTGTGTCTTCACGCAACCCTGTCTAGCAGGTGTATGGACAATTGTCTCGACCTTGTGGCTTGGTTTTCATTCTAGCATACACCGTCAACTGTGAGACCCTATAATGGCCAATGAATTAATTTAGGCACAAGTGGACTCTAATCAAGTTGTACAAGCTCCTCAGGGACCACTGATAGAAGTACCTGTAATTtctcgactattagccgcagtttatacattgattttgcaaaatttcttcagctatgaggttaatacaggaggGCAgtaaatatggtgttaatatggttttgtttcttttaacttgcataaaacactgtcctgctgcttatacacaatgcggcttaaatgcaggaaattactgtaggatGGACCAGAGCTCAATTTCAAGTGTCATAACGAAGGGTGTGAATACTTATGTAAATGgcatatttcagtctttttttttttttttttttacaaatttaCAAAACACTCCAACCATCTGATTTTTAGTGGAGTGTTGGAGTATTGCATGTAGATTgatgagaaaaaaaattaaTTCAATCCATTGTTagatgagtctgaaacataacGAAATGTGGAAAACTTGACTCGGCTTGTGTACCTCCACCATCCGACACATAAAAAACGTAACGCATTCTATTGACGcattccaggcatcatgtttaattagcaaatttgtagtttcttatgtctcattccatcaaactacagatcgtCTTCCGATCTGGTAAAcatacatagtgcggttatagccgatagagggacgcgaagcgaatgcagaagtgccgttcaccctgtttcGAATTgatgatgaaccactgaaatgatttggaaacattattttaaggcacATAAAACtctgtagtgttgctttaaatatcGCTTTGTAACCGGACCCTTCCACCACTGATGCACATGTAATGATCATTTCTATGGCGTTcaggtttatttgaatttgatCTGTTGCCATGTTTCACAAAATGCATTTCACCTTAACTACTGTAGTTCTCCTCAacatcttctctctttttttgttcctGGCTTGCAGATTCTGCAGAACATGGTGGGCACGGCCCTCATCATCCTGGTGGCCATTGGCTTCAAAACCAAGCTGGCCGCTCTCACCCTGgtggtgtggctgctggccATCAACGTCTACTTCAACGCCTTCTGGACGGTGCCTGCCTACAAGCCCATGCACGACTTCCTCAAGTACGACTTTTTCCAGACCACGTCGGTCATCGGCggcctgctgctggtggtggctCTGGGGCCTGGAGGGGTGTCCATGGAcgagaagaagaaagagtggTGAAAAGGCACTGTGAaccacctccacccaacaccaccaccaccaccaccatcatcaacaacaacaacgccaccctccacctccccacacAACCGCTccggagagacacacatacagtacacacacacacacacacacacacacacacacacacacacacacacacacacacacacacacacacacacacacacagacagatcccAGGATCCTGTTCTCCTTTGCTCTGCTGTGTCCAGGTCCGTGCACTTGAGTTGCCAGCCACCGTGTTGCACACTCAAAACTTTTGGTTACAGCATCGGTTCGGTTAACCCATCCCCCTGCACACGTCAACTTCGGTTAACCCGCCCCCGGCACACATcaaccacctctctctctttttcttttttcttttttttaaaaaaataatatagaCATACGTTCAGCCAGATGAAACACTGGCATTTTTATACACGGTTACTTCCTTGCCCACCTCGTCACCATGGCCGACAACTTAAACAAGACCACTGCAGTCAGATCCTTTTGCGTTGTGGGTGGTGTTGCAATGATCAcgtcttttgttgttgttgttgttgctgttgttgttgttgttggtttttttttgccttctgTTGAATCTGTGAATTTCTCTGGCACTAAATGAGTTCCCCCCAATTGCCCTGATAGTGGATGGTGGCTTTTAATAACACAAGGGGGAAATGGGACATTGATACATGGTGGTACATGTTCATGGCATAACTTAAATACATTTCGTTAAGGGGAAGTAGGGGAAGAATTGGTGAGCAGTCTTTATTGGTTGGTTGTCGGTTTTTGTCGACTTACGACGAGAAGTGCACAGCTCTGTTTTGAAGCGCACAGCTCTGTATTTAAACTGAAGACAAGTTTGTCTCGAGGTTGCTCACCATAACTGTTCTGAGACTCTGTGCTCAAGTTTGTTTCATGTTTGTCAcgttttctccatctctctctctgtctctctctctctctctctctctccctcctctaccCCAACCTTCACGTGAGCCCATTGATTACCTGTATCCTAATGTTTGGCCGTAATCCATGTCCACTGAATGACAGTCAATGCGTTTGAAGTTAGGGGTCTTTCAGTGAAACACTGCAACGAGTTAGAGTAAAGCAGACTTGATGCTTACCgtctgatctttttttttttttttaatcagaacTCACTTTTGGACTATTTGTACTGTGTATTTTTGGTAAGCACCCTCGCCTAGACATCAGATCAAGGTAGGAAATGGGAGTTTGCAGTTGCAAAAACAAAATGCCATATTTTATGAAACTGAAAATGCAGCGGCAAGCCAAACTGGGCAGATCACCCGTTCAAGCCCGGTTTGGTGTCATGCTCAGTGTTTTTGCTGTTTAAGAAGATAAAATGTACTCATTATATTGATTTTCAGAAATTTATATTGtatttttgattttcttttttgtgagATCATGGAggagaattaaaaaaaaggcaaaaggaAAACCCATCTAAATGCATCGTCATTCTTCTGTTCTTGATAAACGTGGCCAGTTCATGAAAGAGGTTTTGTTTCACCAAGGTCTCTGTGGGTGCTTTTTCACCTGCAGTCTTTAGTCTCTTTGTATTGAAGCATAGTGTGTTTGGCCACTTGTTCAGTTTGTCAGTGTAGGTCAGAAAGCAGTAATCAGGTCCACACTCGGGATCAAGGACAGGTGGTCCTGATCATCTGGCGAGCTCTAGCGCTgtgctgagctgcagggcgaattGCAATCGtcagcagatcgggctgggtttacccagtgtAACTATGCAAATTTCTTCCGTTATTTTTACATTtatcagatgcttttatccaaagcagcttTTGCATGTCATTACAAGGGCTGTTGTCCTCAGAGCAACTTGGGGGTCAAGCGCCTTGGTCAATGGCACAGCGATTTAAGCTGGGAATTGAAACCACATCTACTGCATGTTAGCCCAGCTCTATAACCACTATGCTATCACCAACCACTTAATTTCTTAGTTTGTTTGAGAAGCTCAGCCTTAAAAGGCTCTCCTAACTCATTAAGACCTAATTCACAATCCTAAATCGCTTTTTGTGGCAtttaattttagaaataaacatGCGATTACAGGAGCTCTCAATTGCGAGGGAATAGTTGTGCATTGTAACTAAGGGATGCAGTTAGTAACTTTAGTACTAACTTTAAGTAAAGTTAGCCTAAGGTTCTCCTGTGGTTCATTTTTCCGTAACCTTCTAACGTTTAGACAAAGTTATCTCCAGGTTATCAAGCAAAGGAAcatttccctaacatttttacAACCAAAAAAGAAAGGTTATATGGTTGCATTGTTCTTCACACAATGCTACTTACCGGTA includes:
- the surf4 gene encoding surfeit locus protein 4, giving the protein MGQEDMMSTAEDVADQFLRVTKQYLPHLARLCLISTFLEDGIRMWFQWNEQRDYIEATWGCGYFLATCFVLINLLGQLGGCVLILSRNFVQYACFGLFGIIALQTVAYSILWDLKFLMRNLALGGGLLLLLAESRSEGKSMFAGVPSMGESSPKQYMQLGGRVLLVLMFMTLLHFDSSFFSILQNMVGTALIILVAIGFKTKLAALTLVVWLLAINVYFNAFWTVPAYKPMHDFLKYDFFQTTSVIGGLLLVVALGPGGVSMDEKKKEW